A region of Reichenbachiella carrageenanivorans DNA encodes the following proteins:
- the tatA gene encoding twin-arginine translocase TatA/TatE family subunit, with amino-acid sequence MANTVLAFGMPGGWELVIIVLVIILLFGAKKIPELAKGLGKGIREFKDASKEIKDEIQEGIKDEKE; translated from the coding sequence ATGGCAAATACAGTATTAGCATTTGGGATGCCTGGCGGATGGGAACTAGTAATTATCGTTTTGGTAATTATTTTGCTATTTGGCGCTAAGAAAATACCTGAGCTGGCCAAAGGATTGGGTAAAGGAATAAGAGAATTCAAGGATGCGTCTAAAGAAATCAAAGACGAAATTCAAGAAGGTATCAAAGACGAGAAGGAATAA
- a CDS encoding YceI family protein: MLNVLLLALGLTINPAETNSTYQANVEESTVAWTAKKVVSGGHNGNIQIAKGSLEIDGSKLTGGSFEIDMTTIEVTDLEGEWKGKLEGHLNSDDFFAVETYKTAVFKITNAKSTGKGKYEVTGDLTIKGKTAAITFPAEVSVKGGKATATAKIAVDRTKFGVRYGSNSFFDNLGDKAIADEFTLDVTLVATK, encoded by the coding sequence ATGTTAAACGTATTATTATTAGCACTAGGCCTGACTATTAACCCTGCCGAAACCAATTCAACGTATCAAGCAAATGTAGAGGAGAGCACTGTAGCTTGGACTGCAAAAAAAGTAGTAAGCGGTGGACACAATGGCAACATACAAATAGCTAAAGGCTCTTTGGAAATTGACGGATCGAAATTAACGGGTGGTTCATTCGAAATTGATATGACCACGATTGAGGTGACTGACCTTGAAGGAGAATGGAAAGGCAAGTTAGAGGGGCATTTGAACTCTGATGATTTTTTTGCTGTGGAAACGTATAAAACAGCAGTTTTCAAAATCACGAATGCTAAAAGCACGGGGAAAGGAAAATATGAGGTGACTGGAGATTTGACGATCAAAGGCAAAACAGCGGCCATCACATTTCCAGCAGAGGTGAGTGTGAAAGGTGGCAAAGCTACTGCCACGGCTAAAATCGCTGTGGACAGAACAAAATTCGGCGTGAGATATGGCTCTAATAGCTTCTTCGACAACTTAGGAGACAAAGCAATTGCTGATGAATTTACTTTAGACGTTACGCTTGTAGCTACTAAGTAA
- a CDS encoding NAD-dependent epimerase/dehydratase family protein translates to MYQQAEDEEINPHILCRELPVLVTGGAGYMASWLVKYLLEDGYKVRVTVRDLSNEDKYKHLQKIAERAKGSLDILEADLMEPDGFKAAMYGCNMVFHTASPYLLSGITNPQKQLIDPSFEGTRNVLEMVNKTSSVKKVVFTSAISAIYGDVTDIISTKEQKFTEDYWNKSSNLKHQPLAFSKTVAEREAWRIHDEQSRWKMVALNPAVILGPSLTTNSRSGSFDFIKKIANGTYKTGVPNVQYGFVDVRDVAQAHIFAAQDQYAEGRFMLVAEVKSMLEVADILHKKFGETFPFPTKIFPKKMLYFFGFTKGFSRKFVVENVDQTLAFDNTKSRHEIGVYYKPIDEAATDLLQYILDHNMLD, encoded by the coding sequence ATGTATCAGCAAGCGGAAGACGAAGAAATAAACCCCCATATCCTCTGTAGAGAACTCCCCGTACTCGTGACAGGAGGAGCAGGGTATATGGCTTCTTGGCTGGTCAAATACCTGTTGGAAGACGGTTACAAAGTACGTGTCACCGTGCGTGATCTCAGCAACGAAGACAAATACAAACATCTTCAAAAAATAGCAGAAAGAGCTAAAGGGTCGTTGGACATATTAGAAGCAGATCTAATGGAGCCCGATGGTTTTAAGGCAGCAATGTATGGCTGTAATATGGTATTTCATACCGCATCTCCTTACCTACTTAGTGGTATTACTAACCCCCAAAAGCAATTGATAGACCCTTCTTTTGAAGGGACGAGAAATGTGTTGGAGATGGTAAACAAAACATCGTCGGTGAAGAAGGTCGTTTTTACCAGTGCAATCTCTGCCATCTATGGAGATGTCACAGACATTATCAGTACCAAAGAGCAAAAGTTTACTGAAGATTACTGGAATAAATCCAGCAATTTGAAACATCAGCCATTGGCGTTTTCTAAAACGGTAGCTGAGCGTGAGGCTTGGCGCATACATGATGAGCAAAGCCGATGGAAAATGGTGGCTCTTAACCCTGCCGTCATCCTTGGCCCATCGCTTACTACTAACAGCCGATCGGGTAGTTTCGATTTCATCAAAAAGATTGCTAATGGCACGTACAAAACAGGAGTACCTAATGTACAGTATGGTTTTGTAGATGTACGAGATGTGGCTCAGGCACACATATTTGCTGCTCAAGATCAATATGCCGAAGGTCGATTTATGCTGGTGGCTGAGGTTAAATCCATGCTAGAGGTAGCCGATATTTTACACAAAAAATTTGGAGAAACTTTTCCTTTTCCCACAAAAATATTCCCTAAAAAAATGCTTTATTTCTTCGGGTTTACCAAGGGGTTTTCTCGCAAGTTTGTGGTAGAAAATGTGGATCAAACGTTAGCCTTTGACAACACTAAAAGTCGCCATGAAATAGGTGTGTACTATAAGCCTATAGATGAAGCTGCTACGGATTTGCTACAGTATATACTTGATCACAATATGCTGGATTAG
- a CDS encoding alanine racemase: MYKITKPTLLLDKKKAIQNIKQMAAKAKASGVKYRPHFKTHFSKEIGEWYREQGVTSITVSSIDMAVYFASHGWKDITIAFPVNVLQIDVLKHLAKQVTLGLVVDSLDTMNLVHSEISDTVDIYIKIDTGYHRVGIWHENVAEVQALATAIKKPHKFKGLLAHFGHTYIETKKENITSIYNYGVKALNTLRNELSNDLIISIGDTPSCSIVENFKNIDEIRPGNLVFYDVMQTEIGSCGYDKIAVCLAAPVVAIYPDKSEVVVHAGAVHLSKDRLQDAAGQSYFGQVVELQEKSWSKPLEGCHVKSLSQEHGKITLSKDQMAKIKIGDVLGILPVHSCLTANLMKEYMTIRGEKIGTMNG; this comes from the coding sequence ATGTATAAAATCACAAAACCCACCTTATTATTAGATAAAAAAAAGGCCATTCAAAACATCAAACAAATGGCAGCCAAAGCCAAGGCATCTGGGGTGAAATACCGTCCACATTTCAAAACACATTTCTCGAAAGAGATCGGCGAGTGGTATCGAGAACAGGGAGTGACAAGTATCACTGTTTCATCCATCGATATGGCTGTCTATTTTGCCAGTCATGGGTGGAAAGACATCACGATAGCCTTTCCTGTTAACGTCCTACAAATAGACGTGCTAAAGCACTTGGCCAAACAGGTAACTTTGGGTTTGGTAGTGGACTCACTTGATACAATGAACCTCGTCCATTCAGAAATATCCGATACTGTTGATATTTATATTAAGATCGACACGGGCTATCACCGTGTAGGCATCTGGCACGAAAACGTAGCAGAAGTGCAAGCATTAGCAACAGCTATAAAAAAACCACACAAATTCAAAGGCCTATTGGCTCACTTTGGACATACCTATATTGAAACTAAAAAAGAGAACATTACATCTATATATAATTATGGAGTAAAAGCATTAAACACTTTGCGCAATGAACTCAGCAATGATCTAATCATCTCTATAGGAGACACCCCTTCATGCAGTATCGTGGAGAATTTTAAAAACATAGATGAAATCCGTCCTGGCAATTTGGTCTTCTATGATGTGATGCAAACCGAGATTGGCTCTTGCGGTTATGATAAAATCGCCGTGTGTCTGGCTGCTCCTGTAGTGGCCATTTATCCTGACAAGTCTGAAGTAGTTGTTCATGCAGGTGCCGTACACCTAAGCAAAGATCGATTGCAAGATGCCGCGGGTCAATCGTATTTTGGTCAAGTAGTGGAGCTACAAGAAAAAAGCTGGTCTAAGCCACTAGAAGGATGTCATGTAAAAAGTCTCTCTCAAGAACATGGCAAAATCACTCTATCCAAAGATCAAATGGCAAAGATCAAAATTGGTGATGTTTTAGGAATCCTTCCAGTACATTCTTGCCTTACGGCCAATTTGATGAAAGAATATATGACAATCAGAGGGGAAAAAATTGGAACGATGAATGGGTAG